From the genome of Thermoflexus hugenholtzii, one region includes:
- the hemW gene encoding radical SAM family heme chaperone HemW produces MKAFPPPPWPALPAGPEEALAVYVHIPFCRWRCSYCDFNIYAGMSRWFAPYVAALGQEIQWFGRAAGRPRARTIYIGGGTPSLLPLPLLERLFEALREAFEIPPGIEITMEANPSGLSVAYLEGVRALGVNRLSFGVQSAHPEELRLLRRDHTFQEAHDHFAMARAAGFANLNVDLIYGLPGQTLRRWQETLEAVLAWGPEHLSAYALIVEERTALHRWIREGRIPAPDPDLAAEMYEWTRERLAGAGYRHYELSNWARPGYESQHNAVYWRYEPYVGFGAGAWSFLRDRRWMNVRHPKDYIGRIERGESPVAEEEILPLPVQMAEMVILGLRRVEEGVEEACFRARFGQGLMERYGAVIAELEDLGLVRWDGVRLRLTPRGQLLGNQVFWRFL; encoded by the coding sequence ATGAAAGCGTTCCCTCCGCCTCCCTGGCCCGCCCTCCCCGCCGGGCCGGAGGAGGCCCTGGCGGTTTATGTCCACATCCCCTTCTGCCGCTGGCGTTGCAGCTACTGTGATTTCAACATCTACGCAGGGATGTCGCGCTGGTTCGCCCCTTACGTCGCGGCGCTGGGACAGGAGATCCAGTGGTTCGGCCGGGCGGCCGGGCGGCCCCGCGCCCGCACGATTTACATCGGCGGTGGGACCCCCTCGTTGCTGCCTCTCCCGCTTCTCGAGCGCCTGTTCGAGGCGCTCCGGGAGGCCTTCGAGATCCCGCCCGGGATCGAGATCACCATGGAGGCGAACCCCAGCGGCCTCTCCGTGGCCTATCTCGAGGGCGTGCGGGCCCTGGGGGTCAACCGCCTGAGCTTCGGGGTGCAAAGCGCCCATCCGGAGGAGCTGCGCCTGCTGCGCCGGGATCACACCTTTCAGGAAGCCCATGATCATTTCGCGATGGCCCGCGCCGCCGGCTTCGCCAACCTGAACGTGGACCTCATCTACGGGCTGCCCGGCCAGACCCTGCGCCGCTGGCAGGAGACCCTGGAGGCTGTCCTGGCCTGGGGCCCGGAACATCTCTCGGCCTATGCGCTGATCGTGGAGGAACGCACGGCCCTCCACCGCTGGATCCGGGAGGGGCGGATCCCGGCGCCGGACCCGGATCTCGCGGCCGAGATGTATGAGTGGACGCGAGAGCGCCTGGCGGGGGCCGGCTATCGGCACTACGAGCTCTCCAACTGGGCGCGGCCGGGTTATGAGAGCCAGCATAACGCCGTCTACTGGCGCTACGAGCCCTACGTCGGTTTCGGTGCGGGGGCCTGGAGTTTCCTGAGGGATCGTCGCTGGATGAACGTGCGACATCCGAAGGACTACATCGGGCGGATCGAGCGGGGGGAGAGCCCGGTTGCCGAGGAGGAGATCCTCCCGCTGCCGGTGCAGATGGCGGAGATGGTCATCCTGGGCCTGCGCCGGGTGGAAGAGGGCGTCGAGGAGGCGTGCTTCCGCGCCCGTTTCGGCCAGGGCCTCATGGAGCGCTACGGGGCGGTCATCGCCGAGCTGGAAGATCTGGGGCTGGTCCGGTGGGACGGCGTCCGCCTGCGCCTGACCCCCCGGGGGCAGTTGCTGGGGAATCAGGTGTTCTGGCGCTTTTTATAG
- a CDS encoding anti-sigma factor — protein MPGRCEEWLSRISLYLDGELAEHLCRELERHLAECPDCHVVFHTTRRTIELYRRYGRTPMPAEARERLFRVLRLEDLLSRADQAPEGPP, from the coding sequence ATGCCCGGGCGTTGCGAGGAGTGGCTGAGCCGGATCTCGCTCTATCTGGATGGGGAGCTGGCGGAGCACCTCTGCCGGGAGCTGGAGCGGCATCTCGCGGAGTGCCCCGACTGTCACGTCGTCTTCCACACCACCCGCCGCACCATCGAGCTTTACCGCCGCTACGGGCGGACCCCCATGCCCGCGGAGGCCCGCGAGCGCCTCTTCCGCGTGCTGCGCCTGGAGGATCTTCTCTCCCGGGCCGACCAGGCCCCCGAAGGCCCCCCGTAA
- a CDS encoding esterase family protein: protein MRKDPWLALVGLLLLLNLALLGGPRARMALPTWPPPTPTPVPTATPSPTPTSTPTATPTSTPAPTPTCTPGRWERASLPIPTLGLEIPYQVYLPPCLDPGHRYPTLYLLHGYPYDHRHWDQLGIDEAMAAGIGVRRWPPFLIVLPGFPDDLYLGTSGGPGSVEAVVMEALIPEVEARYPAMPARWARAIGGISRGGVWALEIALRHPEAFASVGGHSPALSVNAAPPAYDPLILAQEADLLGLRIYLDAGDADWALEGARQLAEILQGRGASVRFEIHPGGHDDALWAGALEAYLDFYAEPWK from the coding sequence ATGCGGAAAGATCCCTGGCTGGCGCTCGTTGGATTGCTGCTCCTGTTGAACCTGGCGCTTCTCGGAGGGCCTCGGGCGCGGATGGCGCTTCCCACCTGGCCGCCTCCCACACCCACGCCCGTGCCCACGGCGACGCCGTCGCCGACTCCAACCTCCACACCCACGGCAACGCCCACCTCAACGCCTGCGCCCACGCCGACCTGCACGCCCGGCCGCTGGGAGCGCGCCTCTCTTCCGATCCCCACCCTGGGGCTGGAGATCCCTTATCAGGTTTACCTGCCTCCCTGCCTGGATCCCGGGCACCGGTATCCGACCCTGTATCTCCTGCATGGGTATCCCTATGATCACCGGCACTGGGACCAGCTGGGCATCGATGAGGCGATGGCGGCAGGGATCGGCGTCCGCCGCTGGCCGCCCTTCCTCATCGTGCTGCCGGGCTTCCCGGACGATCTATACCTGGGGACCAGCGGCGGGCCCGGCTCGGTGGAGGCCGTGGTGATGGAGGCGCTGATCCCGGAGGTCGAGGCGCGTTACCCGGCGATGCCGGCGCGGTGGGCCCGGGCCATCGGGGGGATCTCGCGGGGCGGGGTGTGGGCCCTGGAGATCGCCCTGCGCCATCCCGAGGCCTTCGCCAGCGTCGGGGGACACAGCCCCGCTCTGAGCGTGAACGCTGCCCCGCCGGCGTATGATCCTCTCATTCTCGCCCAGGAAGCCGACCTGCTGGGACTCCGGATCTACCTGGACGCCGGGGATGCGGACTGGGCGCTGGAGGGGGCCCGGCAGCTGGCGGAGATCCTGCAGGGGCGCGGGGCCTCTGTGCGCTTCGAGATCCATCCGGGGGGCCACGACGATGCCCTGTGGGCCGGGGCGCTGGAGGCGTATCTGGACTTTTACGCCGAGCCGTGGAAGTGA
- the murJ gene encoding murein biosynthesis integral membrane protein MurJ, producing MGSGGRPERRCDPTSREGFGEWAEGLWRIAPFLDAGTLRFLRQILQPAAVVAGLGLAGKLTGFLAQIVVAARFGTGLEKSAFDVAMVMPDFLFLFTGGTLAVVLVPVLTALSLRDPHEAARLATTAALLTLIGLTLAGLLIAGSAPFWVCRVFGPGLPPEGQEVAIRLLRILWIGTVLFGLSGVLTAVLHTARRFAWPALGSVLADAGPILGALALAAPLGIVGLAWGVILGAFLHNLSLLPGLRRWPWAWAVDLRHPGLRQAGRLLLLRGLIVALAYFQIAWGYRLVGGMAPGAVAALAYAWRLMQVPQTLISTSLATVLLPTLSAHAARGDPEALRQDLVRTLRVAGGLSLLAGGALWFGGETLVRTMLARGAFGEASVEAVGAALRMFAPGLLTYTIAELAARAFYARHDFLRPLAAAAIGTAAYLGMAPLFAHALGPSGPALANSLAIGLEGLLLLRGLRRMRMAPPSPPLTRQIPPEIR from the coding sequence ATGGGATCGGGAGGAAGGCCGGAACGGCGGTGCGATCCGACCTCTCGGGAAGGCTTCGGGGAGTGGGCGGAAGGCCTGTGGCGCATCGCGCCTTTCCTGGATGCCGGCACCCTCCGGTTTCTTCGTCAGATCCTGCAGCCGGCGGCCGTGGTGGCCGGCCTGGGGCTGGCGGGGAAGCTCACTGGCTTCCTGGCTCAAATCGTGGTCGCCGCCCGCTTCGGGACCGGGCTGGAGAAGAGCGCTTTCGACGTCGCCATGGTGATGCCGGACTTCCTCTTCCTGTTCACCGGGGGAACCCTGGCGGTGGTTCTGGTGCCGGTGCTCACCGCGCTCTCCCTGCGCGATCCCCATGAAGCCGCCCGCCTGGCCACCACGGCGGCCCTTCTCACCCTGATCGGTCTGACCCTGGCCGGCCTGCTCATCGCCGGGAGCGCGCCCTTCTGGGTCTGCCGGGTCTTCGGACCCGGCCTTCCCCCTGAGGGACAGGAGGTGGCCATTCGTTTGCTGCGGATCCTCTGGATCGGGACGGTGCTCTTCGGGCTCAGCGGGGTGCTGACGGCGGTGCTCCACACCGCCCGCCGCTTCGCATGGCCGGCCCTGGGCTCGGTGCTGGCGGACGCCGGGCCGATCCTGGGGGCGCTGGCCCTGGCCGCCCCCCTGGGCATCGTCGGGCTGGCCTGGGGGGTGATCCTGGGGGCCTTTCTTCATAACCTCAGCCTGCTGCCGGGGCTGCGCCGCTGGCCCTGGGCCTGGGCGGTGGACCTTCGGCATCCGGGCCTGCGGCAGGCGGGACGCCTGCTCCTGCTGCGGGGCCTGATCGTCGCCCTGGCGTATTTTCAGATCGCCTGGGGCTATCGGCTGGTGGGCGGCATGGCACCCGGGGCGGTGGCCGCCCTCGCCTACGCCTGGCGCCTGATGCAGGTCCCCCAGACCCTCATCAGCACCAGCCTGGCCACGGTGCTCCTCCCGACCCTTTCCGCTCACGCCGCCCGGGGCGACCCGGAGGCCCTGCGGCAGGATCTGGTCCGGACCCTGCGGGTCGCAGGGGGGCTCAGCCTCCTGGCCGGCGGGGCGCTCTGGTTCGGCGGAGAGACCCTGGTGCGGACGATGCTGGCCCGGGGCGCCTTCGGCGAGGCGTCGGTGGAAGCCGTGGGGGCGGCGCTGCGGATGTTCGCTCCCGGGCTGCTGACCTACACCATCGCCGAGCTGGCCGCCCGGGCCTTCTACGCCCGACATGATTTCCTCCGGCCTCTCGCGGCGGCTGCCATCGGGACGGCGGCCTATCTCGGGATGGCCCCTCTTTTCGCCCATGCCCTGGGTCCTTCCGGACCCGCCCTCGCCAACAGCCTGGCGATCGGGCTGGAGGGGCTGCTGCTGTTGCGCGGGCTCCGTCGGATGCGGATGGCGCCCCCTTCCCCGCCTCTTACGCGGCAGATCCCTCCGGAGATCCGCTGA
- a CDS encoding RNA polymerase sigma factor, producing the protein MAADRRSTGDLSEADLLAALRRGDRQAFAAVIDRCGDTVYHVAYRLLGSREEAEDVLQETFLQAFQHLKDFRGEARLCTWLYRIAYNLALMRLRRKEPETISIDQPLTLGDDEEVPRELFDWCCLPEEELLRAELRSVLEEAIRSLPPGLRAVFLLRDGEGLSTEEVARILGISTDAVKTRLHRARLRLREHLSRYFAEDLKAHGG; encoded by the coding sequence ATGGCTGCGGATCGCCGATCTACGGGAGATCTCTCGGAGGCGGATCTACTCGCTGCGCTGCGGCGGGGAGACCGGCAGGCCTTCGCGGCGGTGATCGACCGGTGCGGGGACACGGTCTACCATGTGGCCTACCGGCTGCTGGGGAGCCGGGAGGAAGCGGAGGATGTGCTCCAGGAGACGTTTCTGCAGGCCTTCCAGCACCTGAAGGATTTCCGGGGGGAGGCTCGGCTGTGCACCTGGCTGTATCGCATCGCCTACAACCTGGCCCTGATGCGGCTTCGGCGGAAGGAGCCGGAGACGATCTCCATCGACCAGCCGCTGACCCTGGGCGATGATGAGGAGGTCCCCCGGGAGCTGTTCGACTGGTGCTGCCTGCCGGAGGAGGAGCTCCTGCGGGCGGAGCTGCGATCGGTGCTGGAGGAGGCCATCCGCAGCCTGCCGCCGGGCCTGCGGGCGGTGTTTCTGCTCCGGGATGGGGAGGGTCTCTCCACCGAGGAGGTGGCTCGCATCCTGGGCATCTCCACCGATGCGGTGAAAACCCGTCTGCATCGGGCCCGGTTGCGGTTGCGGGAGCATCTGTCGCGTTACTTTGCGGAGGATCTGAAGGCCCACGGGGGGTGA
- the uvrC gene encoding excinuclease ABC subunit UvrC, with product MGSALGTEERVDRTALEEKLRALPARPGVYMFRNAHGEVIYVGKAVSLRHRVRSYFQSGADLSPRVRRMVREIADLDFIVTDSELEALILEANLIKKHRPKYNVRLKDDKRYPYIRISVQDPYPKVTITRRIENDGARYFGPYTSASAVYQMLDELRRIFPYLTCDRTITGRDPRACLYYDLRRCLGPCIGAVSQAEYRAMIEGLIRFLEGHTEEVVRDLEARMWAAAEALQFERAAQLRDRLRAIRQVMERQKVVSTVAADRDVIAIARADGEACVEVFFIRQGRLIGREYFVLEGLEDADLQEALAGFLKQFYQAAAEVPPEIVLPEHIEEAAIIEQWLRQRRGDAVTLTVPREGEAAELVRLATENAMETLNALRARWLADRHRQEAALQELATALGLPAPPARIEGFDISNTQGTAVVGSMVVFIHGVPLKAHYRRFVVRTVQGRPDDYASMREVLTRRFRRWQEANASQRLPGQKPDESFAMLPDLLLVDGGKGQLGVALEVLEAFGLRERVPVAALAKEREELFLPGRSEGWLLPRSSPALFLIQRIRDEAHRFALSHHRARRERRSMASLLEEVPGIGPKRRRALLERFGSLEAIRQAPLEALIEAGLPRAVAERLKEALG from the coding sequence ATGGGTTCGGCGCTGGGGACGGAGGAGCGGGTGGATCGGACGGCCCTGGAGGAAAAGCTGCGGGCCCTGCCCGCGCGGCCGGGGGTCTACATGTTCCGGAACGCCCACGGGGAGGTGATCTACGTGGGCAAGGCGGTCTCGCTCCGCCATCGGGTCCGCTCGTATTTCCAGAGCGGCGCCGACCTCTCCCCCCGCGTCCGGCGCATGGTCAGGGAGATCGCCGATCTGGACTTCATCGTCACGGATTCGGAGCTCGAAGCCCTCATCCTGGAAGCCAACCTGATCAAGAAGCACCGGCCGAAATACAACGTCCGCCTGAAGGACGACAAGCGCTATCCCTACATCCGGATCTCCGTCCAGGATCCCTACCCCAAAGTCACCATCACCCGGCGGATCGAGAACGATGGCGCCCGCTATTTCGGCCCCTACACCTCCGCCAGCGCCGTCTATCAGATGCTGGACGAGCTGCGGCGGATCTTCCCCTATCTGACCTGCGACCGGACGATCACCGGGCGGGATCCCCGGGCGTGCCTTTACTACGATCTGCGGCGGTGCCTGGGGCCCTGCATCGGGGCGGTGAGCCAGGCGGAATACCGGGCGATGATCGAGGGGTTGATCCGCTTCCTGGAGGGCCATACCGAGGAGGTGGTCCGGGATCTGGAGGCCCGGATGTGGGCGGCGGCGGAGGCCCTGCAGTTCGAGCGGGCGGCCCAGCTGCGGGACCGCCTGCGGGCGATCCGCCAGGTGATGGAGCGACAGAAGGTGGTCTCCACGGTGGCTGCGGACCGGGACGTGATCGCCATCGCCCGGGCCGACGGGGAGGCCTGCGTGGAGGTGTTCTTCATCCGCCAGGGCCGCCTGATCGGCCGGGAGTATTTCGTCCTGGAGGGCCTGGAGGACGCCGACCTGCAGGAGGCCCTGGCCGGCTTCCTCAAGCAGTTCTATCAGGCCGCCGCCGAGGTGCCCCCGGAGATCGTGCTGCCGGAGCACATCGAGGAGGCGGCCATCATCGAGCAATGGCTCCGCCAGCGACGGGGCGATGCGGTGACTCTCACCGTCCCCCGGGAGGGGGAGGCGGCGGAGCTGGTGCGTCTGGCGACGGAGAACGCCATGGAGACCCTGAACGCCCTGCGGGCCCGCTGGCTGGCCGACCGGCACCGGCAGGAGGCGGCCCTGCAGGAGCTGGCCACCGCCCTGGGCCTCCCGGCTCCCCCCGCCCGCATCGAGGGCTTCGACATCTCCAACACCCAGGGGACCGCCGTGGTGGGCAGCATGGTGGTCTTCATCCACGGTGTCCCTTTGAAGGCGCACTACCGCCGCTTCGTGGTGCGCACGGTGCAGGGGCGACCGGACGATTACGCCAGCATGCGGGAGGTGCTGACCCGGCGTTTCCGCCGCTGGCAGGAGGCGAACGCCTCCCAGCGGCTCCCGGGCCAGAAGCCGGATGAGAGCTTCGCCATGCTCCCCGACCTCCTGCTGGTGGACGGGGGGAAAGGCCAGCTGGGGGTCGCCCTGGAGGTCCTGGAGGCCTTCGGGCTCCGGGAGCGGGTCCCGGTGGCCGCCCTGGCCAAGGAGCGGGAGGAGCTCTTCCTGCCCGGCCGATCGGAGGGATGGCTGCTGCCGCGCTCCTCGCCGGCCCTCTTCCTGATCCAGCGCATCCGGGATGAGGCCCATCGCTTCGCCTTGAGCCATCACCGGGCCCGGCGGGAGCGCCGCTCCATGGCCTCGCTTCTGGAGGAGGTCCCGGGCATCGGGCCGAAGCGGCGGCGGGCGCTGCTGGAGCGCTTCGGCTCCCTGGAGGCCATCCGTCAGGCCCCGCTGGAGGCCCTGATCGAAGCCGGGCTCCCCCGGGCGGTGGCCGAACGGTTGAAAGAGGCCCTCGGATGA
- a CDS encoding GAF domain-containing protein — protein MSGIERRWTLQQALTRLFLELTRAHPRMEPMMAAGLEIVVGALDLPMGILEFRPRPEGPVLRIFRGLPEESAGALLAALRDLTSDRPVWVRDVEEAPPMLREALRAAGLGAAAGLPMGGGPGWAGGLILGSPKPRTWGAEEREFLEGAVQAIGLALERAALHQAAARQAEELAFLNRLALRANRAQDLYELFASVLTELVQLMGADRGAVALIASSGDHLVVVTEYNPVGTPSGLGERIPIPDNPSMAWILQERRPLAIEDVQTDPRIAPVRAMLKRVGVRSMLLVPLWIGEWIVGTLGIDYVREPHVFTPEEIRLAETAAHQLADALKRFRMIHILQAQADRLHVLYQTARALAELQDLPALLTRALEEILAHLPADGASVYVVDPADPDVLRAVVALGYSTVPMVRLSSQAAEETITAQIAIRGEPVWVEECDRYPYPPITRRILIQEGIRSHAALPLRRGATLLGVLHVVWRRPRAMDPETRDLLESLADLLATGIHSARVFEALQRALAQRETLNRALEEALTAREQMIQNVSHELRTPLAVALGYLELLAEGALGPLSASQQEAVAIARERLGQLHRYIELLLTLQTVRGAPQLHRPLDLRRLVEAVARMIRARPDPEKNPFEVRLPAEAVWVVGDAEALAHAIGELLDNAFKFSPPGGRVELELASEGGIARVIIRDEGIGIPIESLSRVGEPFYQVDGGTTRRFGGMGIGLAVARSVAEAHGGRLRLHPRAPRGVEAVLEIPLSGSPEGSAA, from the coding sequence ATGTCCGGAATAGAACGCCGCTGGACCCTGCAGCAAGCGCTGACCCGACTGTTCCTGGAGCTGACCCGAGCCCATCCCCGAATGGAACCGATGATGGCCGCCGGGCTGGAGATCGTGGTCGGCGCCCTGGATCTCCCAATGGGGATCCTGGAGTTCCGTCCCCGCCCGGAAGGCCCTGTTCTCCGGATTTTCCGGGGACTCCCGGAGGAGTCCGCCGGCGCCCTCCTGGCGGCGCTCCGGGACCTCACCTCGGATCGGCCCGTGTGGGTGCGGGATGTGGAGGAGGCTCCCCCCATGCTCCGGGAGGCGCTACGGGCCGCCGGCCTGGGCGCGGCCGCGGGCCTCCCCATGGGCGGGGGTCCGGGATGGGCCGGAGGCCTGATCCTCGGGAGCCCGAAGCCCCGGACCTGGGGAGCGGAGGAGCGGGAGTTCCTGGAAGGCGCGGTCCAGGCCATCGGGCTGGCCCTGGAGCGGGCGGCCCTGCATCAGGCCGCTGCCCGCCAGGCGGAGGAGCTGGCTTTCCTGAACCGTTTGGCCCTCCGGGCCAACCGCGCCCAGGATCTCTACGAGCTCTTTGCGAGCGTCCTCACCGAGCTGGTCCAGCTGATGGGCGCGGATCGGGGAGCCGTCGCGCTGATCGCCTCCTCCGGCGATCACCTCGTCGTGGTGACGGAATACAACCCCGTCGGCACGCCTTCCGGCCTGGGCGAGCGCATCCCCATCCCGGACAACCCTTCCATGGCCTGGATCCTGCAGGAGCGCCGTCCCCTCGCGATCGAGGATGTGCAGACGGATCCCCGCATCGCTCCCGTGCGCGCGATGCTGAAGCGCGTCGGGGTGCGCTCCATGCTTCTGGTCCCTTTGTGGATCGGGGAGTGGATCGTGGGCACCCTGGGGATCGACTACGTCCGCGAGCCGCACGTGTTCACCCCGGAGGAGATCCGCCTGGCGGAAACCGCCGCCCATCAGCTGGCAGACGCCCTCAAACGCTTCCGGATGATCCACATCCTGCAGGCTCAGGCGGATCGGCTACACGTGCTGTATCAGACCGCCCGGGCGCTGGCGGAGCTTCAGGACCTGCCCGCTCTCCTGACCCGGGCCCTGGAGGAGATCCTGGCCCACCTCCCGGCTGACGGCGCCAGCGTCTACGTGGTGGATCCGGCGGATCCGGATGTGTTGCGCGCGGTAGTCGCGCTCGGGTATTCCACCGTGCCGATGGTTCGTCTTTCCTCTCAGGCGGCTGAGGAAACCATCACCGCCCAGATCGCGATCCGGGGCGAGCCGGTGTGGGTGGAGGAATGCGATCGATATCCTTATCCCCCGATCACCCGGCGGATCCTCATTCAGGAGGGGATCCGCAGCCACGCGGCCCTCCCGCTACGGCGGGGCGCCACGCTCCTCGGAGTGCTCCACGTGGTGTGGCGAAGGCCGCGGGCCATGGATCCGGAGACCCGGGATCTGCTGGAGAGCCTGGCGGATTTGCTGGCGACGGGGATCCACAGCGCCCGGGTGTTCGAGGCGCTGCAGCGAGCCCTGGCGCAGCGGGAGACGCTGAACCGGGCCCTGGAGGAGGCGCTGACGGCCCGGGAGCAGATGATCCAGAACGTCTCCCACGAGCTGCGCACCCCCCTCGCCGTGGCGCTGGGGTATCTGGAGCTGCTCGCGGAGGGTGCCCTCGGTCCGTTGAGCGCATCTCAGCAGGAAGCGGTGGCCATCGCCCGGGAGCGGCTGGGCCAGCTCCACCGCTATATTGAGCTCCTGCTCACTCTGCAAACCGTGCGGGGCGCTCCCCAGCTCCACCGGCCCCTGGATCTGCGTCGGCTGGTGGAGGCCGTCGCTCGTATGATCCGGGCGCGCCCGGATCCCGAAAAGAACCCCTTCGAAGTCCGGCTCCCGGCCGAGGCGGTGTGGGTGGTCGGGGACGCGGAAGCGCTGGCGCATGCGATCGGAGAACTGCTGGACAACGCCTTCAAGTTCTCCCCTCCAGGCGGACGGGTGGAACTGGAGCTGGCCTCAGAGGGTGGGATCGCCCGGGTGATCATACGGGATGAGGGGATCGGGATTCCGATCGAGTCCCTCTCGCGGGTGGGGGAGCCGTTCTATCAGGTGGATGGAGGGACCACCCGGCGGTTCGGAGGGATGGGCATTGGGCTGGCGGTGGCCCGGAGCGTGGCGGAAGCCCACGGCGGCCGCCTGCGCCTGCACCCCCGCGCGCCGCGGGGCGTGGAAGCCGTCCTGGAGATCCCCCTCAGCGGATCTCCGGAGGGATCTGCCGCGTAA
- a CDS encoding acyl-CoA carboxylase subunit beta, with protein MQIEILEDRLEQLRRLRAEAQAGGGPERIAQQHAKGKLTARERLELLLDKGSFRELDPFVTTRVTDFGLAERRYLGDGVVTGWGTIDGRLVYVYAQDFTVLGGSLGEGHARKIVKIMDMAMKNGAPLIGLNDSGGARIQEGVLSLGGYADIFLRNVMLSGVVPQISAILGPCAGGAVYSPALTDFIFMVRRTSYMYITGPDVVRAVMHEEVTHEQLGGADVHTTISGVAHFAADTEADLFYMIRKLLSYLPSNNMEDPPYVPNGDDPLRMEERLNTIVPEDPARPYDIKEVIRLIVDNGDFFEVQPDYAPNIVIGFARLGGHSVGIVANQPAVLAGALDIKASEKAARFVRFCDAFNIPIITFEDVPGFLPGVAQEHGGIIKAGAKLLYAYAEATVPKITVITRKAYGGAYCVMNSRHLRADLVLAWPTAELAVMGPEGAVNIIFRREIAEAPDPEARRAERVAEYRARFANPYVAASYGFVDDVIEPKETRPRLINALEMLQNKRDQNPPKKHGNIPL; from the coding sequence ATGCAGATCGAGATCCTGGAGGATCGGCTGGAGCAGTTGCGGCGGTTGCGGGCGGAGGCTCAGGCCGGCGGGGGGCCGGAGCGGATCGCCCAGCAACACGCCAAGGGGAAGCTCACGGCCCGCGAACGGCTGGAGCTCCTGCTGGACAAAGGCTCCTTCCGGGAGCTGGACCCCTTCGTCACCACCCGGGTGACCGATTTCGGGCTGGCCGAGCGCCGCTACCTGGGGGACGGCGTGGTGACGGGGTGGGGGACCATCGACGGCCGCCTGGTCTACGTCTACGCCCAGGATTTCACCGTCCTGGGGGGGAGCCTGGGGGAGGGCCATGCCCGCAAGATCGTGAAGATCATGGACATGGCCATGAAGAACGGGGCTCCCCTCATCGGCCTCAACGACTCGGGTGGTGCCCGGATCCAGGAGGGGGTCCTCTCCCTCGGCGGCTACGCGGACATCTTCCTGCGCAACGTCATGCTCTCCGGCGTGGTGCCGCAGATCAGCGCCATCCTGGGGCCGTGCGCCGGGGGGGCGGTTTACTCCCCCGCCCTCACCGATTTCATCTTCATGGTCCGCCGGACCAGCTACATGTATATCACCGGCCCCGATGTGGTGCGGGCGGTCATGCACGAGGAGGTCACCCACGAACAGCTGGGCGGCGCTGACGTCCACACGACCATCAGCGGCGTGGCCCACTTCGCCGCGGACACCGAGGCCGATCTCTTCTACATGATCCGCAAGCTCCTCTCGTATCTGCCCTCCAACAACATGGAGGATCCCCCTTACGTTCCCAACGGCGATGATCCCCTGCGCATGGAGGAGCGCCTGAACACCATCGTCCCCGAAGACCCCGCCCGCCCCTACGACATCAAAGAGGTCATCCGCCTCATCGTAGACAACGGCGACTTCTTCGAGGTCCAGCCGGATTACGCCCCCAACATCGTCATCGGCTTCGCCCGGCTGGGGGGCCACAGCGTGGGAATCGTCGCCAACCAGCCGGCGGTGCTGGCAGGGGCTCTGGACATCAAGGCCAGCGAGAAGGCGGCCCGGTTCGTGCGCTTCTGCGACGCCTTCAACATCCCCATCATCACCTTCGAGGACGTGCCGGGCTTCCTGCCGGGGGTGGCCCAGGAGCACGGGGGCATCATCAAGGCGGGGGCCAAGCTCCTCTACGCCTACGCCGAGGCTACCGTCCCCAAGATCACGGTGATCACCCGCAAGGCCTACGGCGGCGCCTACTGCGTGATGAACTCCCGGCACCTGCGGGCCGATCTGGTGCTGGCCTGGCCTACGGCGGAGCTGGCGGTGATGGGGCCCGAGGGGGCGGTTAACATCATCTTCCGGCGGGAGATCGCCGAGGCGCCGGACCCGGAGGCCCGGCGGGCGGAGCGGGTGGCGGAGTATCGGGCCCGCTTCGCCAACCCCTACGTGGCCGCCTCCTACGGCTTCGTGGACGACGTCATCGAGCCGAAGGAGACCCGCCCCCGCCTGATCAACGCCCTGGAGATGCTCCAGAACAAGCGGGATCAGAACCCGCCGAAGAAGCACGGAAACATCCCGCTCTGA